A genome region from Trichoderma asperellum chromosome 7, complete sequence includes the following:
- a CDS encoding uncharacterized protein (CAZy:GH18) — protein sequence MRAALPSKYSVSLAAPASFWYLRGFPLDKMHQYLDYIIYMTYDLHGQWDYGHKWASPGCPAGNCLRSHVNQTEVNDALVMITKAGVPAKKVIVGMPMYGRSFKMTKAGCWGPDCTYVGADSGAAPGRCTDTKGYISNFEIREIMKNGGVEQHHSDDGDILIYNGLEWVFWMNTDSYQKRLNWVKGLNFGGTSDWAIDLDANCGANDGAGKGDNGSTGKGESGSAGNVIISPDIYSQKGDAQVSCQPPCNFVFPPWILDQPTTISPPKATVTYFENWRTTITVQGAAITTTASSVTTTVISIPPITTKTISVWNHSWNGTNATIWLTASVPIPPLTLTRTSTSSSDFVRPVITWTYSPGPYPPLQTTNPGKPDPTPPGPPPPPPPGFAPTVKVTAAAPGPTCKPGQPCGKPCLLNCNPRDTGCFGICGCIGALCPGKSCIGSGCLAAAGEPSDCDSVTTVSDCLVECSVIQRPTTTFTLCDDPECTRTAAGCDTTGTTTTTTRTRMCAAAPAITDFSTVAAIGEGGAGGWVVEPGDFGSMTDDGPTSGHTGVQTCPPPQATVPSPPTITNLGDDKKCVKCDAEQLNEKMFKRADAEKAFSSVCDGTRTFGAAGGIATIIPVSKDLSLNIDVNRVQSSGCKDVKPFVLGDYCTKALEAVFTCDDNDKGSYGAVFVHNGDYGCVLWGVYAT from the exons ACGGACAGTGGGATTATGGACACAAATGGGCAAG TCCGGGATGCCCTGCCGGAAACTGCTTGAGATCCCACGTCAATCAGACAGAAGTGAATGACGCCCTCGTCATGATCACCAAGGCTGGAGTACCAGCGAAGAAAGTCATTGTCGGAATGCCAATGTACGGAAGGTCTTTCAAAATGACAAAGGCAGGATGCTGGGGCCCTGACTGCACCTATGTCGGCGCAGACTCGGGGGCCGCGCCAGGTCGATGCACCGACACCAAGGGTTATATTTCCAACTTTGAGATTCGTGAAATTATGAAAAATGGAGGCGTGGAACAACATCACAGTGACGATGGAGACATTCTCATATATAATGGCCTTGAGTGGGTATTCTGGATGAACACTGATTCCTACCAGAAGCGACTCAACTGGGTCAAGGGGCTCAATTTTGGAGGCACATCTGACTGGGCTATAGATCTAGACGCAAACTGTGGTGCTAATGATGGCGCTGGTAAAGGTGACAACGGAAGTACTGGCAAGGGTGAAAGCGGTAGCGCCGGCAATGTTATCATCAGCCCTGATATCTACAGCCAAAAGGGCGATGCCCAAGTATCTTGCCAGCCGCCTTGCAACTTTGTTTTTCCGCCGTGGATACTGGACCAGCCGACCACAATCTCGCCCCCCAAGGCAACAGTGACCTACTTTGAGAACTGGAGAACGACGATTACCGTCCAAGGCGCGGCTATCaccactactgctagcagcGTAACCACCACCGTCATCAGCATTCCGCCCATCACGACGAAGACAATCTCTGTCTGGAATCACTCCTGGAACGGCACCAACGCTACGATCTGGCTAACTGCGAGTGTTCCTATCCCTCCTTTGACACTTACGCGTACAAGCACAAGCTCGTCTGATTTCGTTAGGCCGGTCATCACCTGGACATACAGTCCTGGCCCTTATCCGCCACTTCAGACAACAAATCCTGGAAAGCCTGACCCCACCCCTCCAGGTCCTCCGCCTCCGCCTCCACCCGGATTTGCACCGACTGTGAAAGTaactgccgctgctccagGGCCGACTTGTAAGCCAGGCCAGCCGTGCGGCAAACCTTGCTTGCTCAATTGCAACCCTAGGGATACAGGCTGCTTTGGTATATGCGGATGCATCGGCGCTCTCTGCCCTGGAAAAAGCTGCATTGGAAGCGGCTGCTTGGCCGCCGCAGGTGAACCAAGCGACTGTGACTCTGTGACGACCGTTTCCGATTGCTTGGTCGAATGTTCAGTGATCCAGCGACCCACAACCACTTTCACGCTTTGCGATGACCCAGAATGCACGCGAACAGCCGCAGGGTGTGACACTACTGGGACTaccacaaccacaaccaGGACGAGGAT GTGCGCAGCAGCCCCTGCCATCACAGACTTCTCCACAGTAGCTGCAATAGGTGAGGGAGGCGCAGGAGGCTGGGTGGTTGAGCCCGGTGATTTTGGTAGCATGACGGACGATGGCCCAACCAGCGGTCACACCGGTGTTCAAACgtgtcctcctcctcaggcCACAGTTCCGTCTCCTCCCACCATCACCAATCTGGGTGATGACAAGAAGTGCGTAAAATGCGACGCGGAACAGCTGAATGAAAAGATGTTCAAGAGAGCAGACGCCGAAAAGGCTTTCTCATCGGTCTGCGACGGCACACGAACATTTGGTGCGGCTGGCGGTATCGCGACCATCATACCCGTTTCCAAAGATCTTTCGCTGAATATTGACGTCAACAGAGTCCAGTCATCCGGCTGTAAGGACGTAAAACCGTTCGTGCTGGGCGACTATTGCACCAAAGCGCTTGAGGCTGTATTTACCTGCGATGATAATGACAAAGGTAGCTACGGCGCTGTTTTTGTGCATAACGGCGATTATGGCTGCGTGTTATGGGGGGTATATGCGACATAA